A single window of Pseudarthrobacter defluvii DNA harbors:
- a CDS encoding HesB/IscA family protein, with product MSTATNENSTAATTVASDELPVHEVNMTDVAAGKVRSLLEQEGRTDLRLRVAVQPGGCSGLIYQLYFDERLLDGDAVRDFDGVEVVVDKMSVPYLSGASIDFEDTISKQGFTIDNPNAGGSCACGDSFH from the coding sequence ATGAGCACCGCAACCAACGAAAACAGCACCGCCGCCACCACAGTGGCCAGCGACGAACTGCCCGTTCACGAGGTCAACATGACCGACGTCGCTGCAGGCAAGGTACGCAGCCTCCTCGAGCAGGAAGGCCGAACGGACCTGCGTCTGCGCGTAGCCGTGCAGCCCGGTGGTTGCTCGGGCCTGATTTACCAGCTCTACTTCGACGAACGGCTCCTAGACGGAGACGCCGTGCGCGACTTCGACGGAGTCGAGGTCGTCGTCGACAAAATGAGCGTGCCCTACCTGAGCGGCGCCAGCATCGACTTCGAAGACACCATCTCGAAGCAGGGTTTCACCATCGACAACCCGAACGCCGGAGGCTCCTGCGCCTGCGGTGATTCATTCCACTAA
- a CDS encoding dipeptidase has product MTSSPAATPHSTTDIPGSGPAGKARTEDLRSAVDRAFDQTLARLKDLVAIPGIAWPSFERTPLERSAEAVAELLRGAGLDDVRVLCVDKADGTPGGPAVVARRPAAQGKPTVLLYAHHDVQPVGDESLWETEPFTAVEKDGRLYGRGAADDKAGIMAHVAAYAALSEVLAGTLGLGVTFFIEGEEEAGSPTFRPFLEANRELLRADVIVVADSSNWKVGVPALTTSLRGLVDGTIEVQVLDHAVHSGMYGGPVLDAPTLLSRLIATLHDADGNVAIEGLVATDTAAVDMPEADYRADASVLDGVRLAGTGSIASRLWTKPALSIIGFDAPAVDVASNTLLPRARAKFSLRLAPGQVPAEAMEAVRRHVEANAPFGAKVVFTPGEAGNPFRTDTSSAAASVAMWALGEAWGVPAVETGIGGSIPFIADLTDLYPSAQILVTGVEDPDSRAHSANESLHIGDFRNAILAEALMLARLNSEGLPAGE; this is encoded by the coding sequence ATGACCTCATCACCCGCGGCCACCCCGCACAGCACCACAGACATCCCAGGATCCGGCCCGGCAGGCAAGGCAAGGACGGAAGATCTTCGTTCTGCCGTAGACCGCGCCTTTGACCAGACACTGGCGCGGCTCAAGGACCTTGTCGCCATCCCCGGGATCGCATGGCCGAGCTTCGAACGTACCCCGCTCGAACGAAGCGCCGAGGCTGTCGCGGAACTCCTCCGGGGTGCAGGCCTTGATGACGTCCGGGTCCTGTGCGTGGATAAAGCTGACGGCACTCCGGGCGGCCCGGCCGTCGTCGCCCGCCGTCCCGCAGCGCAAGGAAAGCCAACCGTCCTGCTGTACGCACACCATGACGTCCAGCCCGTGGGTGACGAGTCCCTGTGGGAGACGGAGCCGTTCACCGCCGTCGAAAAGGACGGCCGGCTCTATGGCCGCGGCGCCGCTGATGACAAGGCAGGCATCATGGCGCACGTTGCCGCCTACGCGGCCCTTTCCGAGGTCCTGGCTGGCACCTTGGGGCTGGGCGTGACCTTCTTCATCGAGGGGGAGGAAGAAGCGGGGTCGCCCACGTTCCGTCCGTTCCTGGAGGCCAACCGCGAGCTGCTGCGGGCCGACGTCATTGTGGTGGCTGACTCCAGCAACTGGAAAGTGGGGGTGCCTGCCCTGACCACCAGCCTGCGGGGCCTAGTGGACGGCACCATTGAGGTGCAGGTCCTGGACCACGCAGTGCATTCGGGCATGTACGGCGGGCCGGTGCTGGATGCGCCCACGTTGCTGTCCCGCCTGATCGCTACGCTTCACGATGCCGACGGGAACGTGGCCATCGAGGGCCTGGTGGCAACGGACACCGCTGCAGTGGACATGCCGGAAGCGGATTACCGCGCCGACGCGTCCGTGCTTGACGGGGTCCGCCTGGCAGGGACTGGGAGCATTGCGTCGCGGCTGTGGACCAAGCCGGCGTTGTCGATCATCGGCTTCGACGCCCCCGCAGTGGATGTCGCCTCCAACACCCTCCTTCCGCGCGCACGGGCGAAGTTCAGCCTGCGCCTGGCACCCGGACAAGTCCCCGCGGAAGCCATGGAAGCAGTTCGACGGCATGTGGAGGCCAATGCGCCGTTCGGAGCCAAGGTTGTCTTCACGCCGGGGGAGGCCGGCAACCCTTTCCGGACAGACACCTCCTCCGCTGCTGCGTCCGTGGCCATGTGGGCCCTGGGGGAGGCGTGGGGCGTTCCTGCGGTGGAAACGGGGATTGGCGGTTCAATCCCCTTCATCGCCGACCTGACGGACCTGTACCCTTCGGCGCAGATCCTGGTGACCGGAGTGGAGGACCCCGATTCGAGGGCCCATAGCGCCAACGAATCCCTGCATATCGGCGACTTCCGAAACGCCATCCTTGCCGAGGCGCTCATGCTTGCGCGGCTCAACAGCGAGGGCCTCCCGGCCGGCGAATGA
- a CDS encoding DUF3043 domain-containing protein, with protein sequence MFGRRKEAPSAQQTIDQQAAEAAARQNSVAGKGAPTPTRKAQEAARKRPLVPEDRKASKAAERQAVQDQRLKMRRALDTGDEKFLPLRDKGPQKRFARDFVDARFNLGEYLMFGALLFVLVSLVVPASSDMMIYVLGAFWVMFLAVFVDVFILSRKLRKRLTEKFGEVERGTVWYGSMRSLQFRKLRLPKPQVQRGQYPA encoded by the coding sequence GTGTTCGGACGTAGAAAAGAAGCGCCATCGGCGCAGCAAACAATAGACCAGCAGGCAGCGGAAGCGGCGGCGCGGCAGAACAGCGTGGCGGGCAAGGGCGCCCCTACCCCTACCCGGAAGGCCCAGGAGGCTGCCCGCAAGCGGCCGCTGGTCCCCGAGGACCGCAAGGCGTCCAAGGCCGCCGAACGCCAGGCTGTCCAGGACCAGCGGCTGAAGATGCGCCGGGCGCTGGACACCGGTGACGAGAAGTTCCTGCCGCTGCGCGACAAGGGCCCGCAGAAGCGGTTTGCCCGCGACTTCGTGGACGCCCGTTTCAACCTTGGCGAGTACCTGATGTTCGGCGCGCTGCTCTTTGTGCTGGTGTCCCTGGTGGTGCCGGCTTCCAGCGACATGATGATCTACGTCCTCGGCGCATTCTGGGTGATGTTCCTGGCTGTCTTCGTGGACGTCTTCATCCTGTCCCGCAAGCTCCGCAAGCGCCTGACGGAGAAGTTCGGCGAGGTGGAACGCGGTACCGTCTGGTACGGCTCCATGCGGTCCCTGCAGTTCCGGAAACTGCGCCTGCCCAAGCCCCAGGTCCAGCGCGGACAGTACCCCGCCTGA
- the ctaC gene encoding aa3-type cytochrome oxidase subunit II, translating to MSSQNRTGSRRKTITTISSLAIAGALVLTGCSPEVEKGWMPTERGTTSNTDRIMDLWVNSWIAALVVGTITWGLIIWCLVAYRRRKGTVGFPRQTSFNLPLEVFYLTIPIFMVLVFFYFTDRDQQAIDDRSQPADVVVDVRGKQWAWDFNYKSGDVIKEDLHEAGVQAHLTGNTIDKEQLPTLYLPVNKSVDLELNARDVIHSFWVPAFLQKRDMIPGKVNYIRFTPTKEGTYDGKCAELCGEYHSEMLFRVKVVSESEFQAHMDQLKAAGNTGLLGVEYDRNPNLNETK from the coding sequence GTGAGTTCGCAGAACCGAACCGGCAGCCGACGCAAAACGATCACCACGATCTCAAGCTTGGCTATTGCCGGCGCGTTGGTTTTGACCGGATGTTCGCCAGAGGTAGAGAAAGGGTGGATGCCCACTGAACGTGGCACCACCAGCAACACCGACCGCATCATGGACCTCTGGGTCAACTCATGGATTGCTGCGCTCGTGGTGGGCACCATTACGTGGGGCCTGATCATCTGGTGCCTGGTTGCCTACCGCCGCCGCAAGGGAACTGTTGGGTTCCCGCGGCAGACCAGCTTCAACCTGCCCCTCGAGGTCTTCTACCTGACCATCCCGATCTTCATGGTCCTGGTGTTCTTCTACTTCACCGACCGTGACCAGCAGGCCATCGATGACCGTTCCCAGCCGGCCGACGTCGTAGTGGACGTCCGCGGCAAGCAGTGGGCATGGGACTTCAACTACAAGTCCGGCGACGTCATCAAGGAAGACCTCCACGAGGCCGGCGTCCAGGCGCACCTCACGGGCAACACCATCGACAAGGAACAGCTGCCCACGCTGTACTTGCCGGTCAACAAGTCCGTAGACCTCGAGCTCAACGCCCGCGACGTCATCCACTCTTTCTGGGTTCCCGCCTTCCTGCAGAAGCGCGACATGATCCCGGGCAAGGTCAACTACATCCGGTTCACCCCCACTAAAGAGGGCACTTACGACGGCAAGTGTGCCGAACTTTGCGGCGAGTACCACTCCGAAATGCTGTTCCGCGTCAAGGTGGTGTCGGAATCCGAATTCCAGGCCCACATGGACCAGCTCAAGGCTGCCGGGAACACCGGCCTGCTCGGCGTGGAGTACGACCGCAACCCGAACCTGAACGAAACCAAGTAA